In Kryptolebias marmoratus isolate JLee-2015 linkage group LG20, ASM164957v2, whole genome shotgun sequence, a genomic segment contains:
- the LOC108232950 gene encoding rho GTPase-activating protein 29-like isoform X1, with product MLRKSSSSSSGGGSGMKHIQQLPGHHSKPHPESLSPGSAKTWATMGRATKNPNPLSSVWLSSRLMGAPGVDPDYVMQLVNDVRWFADVLISLKAAFQQKENTEGLQEVVKDRLAELIRVLKTVISKHQTLNSVDILGAAGMVIAKVKGINFKEVNPENKQAVFGEIHTSIDILAFTFGNVVSDFLMGDVDGSSGLGNPQTRRSRSFDNLSVDPEGYVPERRNLVGSEVPLSREEEVDLTLLKNDSGVESALLYAKAWSKYIKDLLGWMEKRVALDIENSKSYSKMAESAKTLASQQDYMPFSDIYISTFKKDIEYNQLLYQTAVALQTNKFIQPLLARKNELDKLRKDLKEQWQREQKKMQEADTTLRKARALNTQRREEYQKAHSSKSRSQEEQPNAGNKQLEKKRKLQEEALQKVEEAQDQYQNCLADAGVRKMDLANAKRTILSQIREMVFQCDLTLKAVTVNWFQMQQAQSVALPAHFQALSESAKLYEPGGCYAEFVQNLPKNLPKEHLQSDSVSDISRFAFSKRSQGSTHSSHGNLSQESVTSCDVLSGDDMDRPARISKSNSSTDIQALRSQAPLRAWASGSQGSQGSQGSQGGMCSDSESAGGSSESRSMDSPTASPGDFKRRLPRTPSTGTMSSADDLDEREPFTPLDNGLAELVMETASSPGPFRNAQMSKAAQTHKLRKLRAPSKCRECDSLVVFHGAECEECSLACHKKCLETLAIQCGHKKLQGRLQLFGIDFAQAAKNSSDGIPFIIKKCTSEIESRALNIKGIYRVNGAKSRVEKLCQAFENGKDLVELSELSPHDISNVLKLYLRQLPEPLFLYRFYNNFIGLAKECQRVIVEQADKCQSNQIKDKFSPSTQMNTVVFKIRDLLRQLPVANYRTLRHLLAHLNRVTEHAEENKMTASNLGIIFGPTLVKPRQIDADVSLSSLVDYPFQALMVELLVRNFHTIFDDSPLAGSEIAPCGQASPRLTPQEKVRRLSRHSASLTDIKESSKVYKRYSSIIPSSHILDEVQEVQAGRDKTQISASEKLNGVQASGGAEVQRSASNTAAAPKVQLRNQRIRQMSRPISMPLDRLLTPAQISERNNRNAADSVDGTCPQRDTETIQEMPEPEKSRHSGSSRVSTYYITPFIDTQTMQRRTWDKKYKHYQVTPRTAMIVANLPPPGSGLQPVKATVPATVTPTTTPAPVVSTTNSVSTVFSSNVNTVSVKPVRTFMREKDTEGSVGESNSSPKFSLTLRAPRTLQPPPGTFYKPPVSNNSKAWTLPTWTTTTVSPTSLSPTDTALSVPSSPALTSPAQARHQAQDSTDSAIDPGVSTSPTTSPPQSPPLSSPDDLSPTEPKPKLRPQHLEEREQREAHFV from the exons aaaacacGGAAGGGCTTCAGGAGGTGGTGAAGGACCGCTTAGCTGAGTTAATTCGTGTCCTCAAGACTGTAATAAGCAAACACCAGACCCTCAACTCTGTGGACATCCTTGGAGCAGCTGGCATGGTCATCGCTAAAGTCAAAG GCATTAACTTCAAGGAAGTGaacccagaaaacaaacaagctgtaTTCGGCGAGATACATACATCCATTGACATTTTGGCGTTCACGTTCGGCAATGT AGTTTCTGACTTCCTTATGGGAGATGTGGACGGCAGCTCAGGGTTGGGGAACCCCCAGACCAGGAGAAGCAGG TCCTTTGACAACCTCTCTGTGGATCCTGAAGGCTATGTTCCAGAGAGGAGGAATCTTGTGG GTTCAGAGGTGCCACTGTCAAGAGAGGAAGAGGTTGACTTGACCCTGTTGAAGAATGACAGCGGGGTAGAGTCTGCTCTACTTTATGCAAAGGCCTGGTCCAAGTATATCAAAGACCTTCTGGGATGGATGGAGAAACGAGTGGCTCTGG acaTTGAGAACTCTAAAAGCTATTCCAAAATGGCTGAGTCTGCAAAGACCCTGGCCAGTCAACAG GACTACATGCCATTCAGTGACATCTACATTTCCACCTTCAAGAAGGATATAGAATACAACCAGCTCCTTTATCAAACTGCAGTGGCTCTTCAGACCAATAAATTCATACAG CCTCTTCTGGCTCGCAAGAATGAACTGGACAAGCTGAGGAAAGACCTCAAAGAGCAGTGGCAGAGGGAGCAAAAGAAAATG CAAGAGGCTGACACAACCCTGCGCAAAGCACGAGCACTGAACACGCAGAGGAGGGAGGAGTACCAGAAAGCCCACTCTTCGAAAAGCCGTTCCCAGGAGGAGCAGCCTAACGCTGGCaacaaacagctggagaagaagaggaaacttCAGGAGGAGGCTCTGCAGAAG GTTGAGGAGGCCCAGGACCAGTACCAGAACTGTCTGGCTGATGCTGGGGTCAGAAAAATGGATCTGGCCAACGCTAAGAGAACAATCCTCTCACAGATCCGAGAGATGGTCTTCCAGTGCGACCTCACATTAAAAGCT GTGACAGTAAACTGGTTTCAGATGCAGCAAGCCCAATCTGTGGCCCTCCCTGCCCACTTCCAGGCCCTGAGTGAGAGTGCCAAGTTGTATGAACCAGGAGGATGCTACGCCGAGTTTGTCCAGAACCTGCCCAAGAATCTGCCCAAAGAGCACCTTCAGTCAGACTCTGTTTCTGACATTTCCAG GTTTGCATTCAGCAAAAGGTCACAGGGCAGCACTCATTCCTCTCATGGCAACCTGTCGCAGGAATCTGTCACCTCCTGTGACGTTCTAAGCGGAGACGATATGGACCGGCCAGCACGGATCAGTAAAAGCAATAGCAGCACAGACATACAAG CGCTGAGGAGCCAGGCCCCGCTGAGAGCCTGGGCCTCCGGCAGCCAGGGCAGCCAGGGCAGCCAGGGCAGCCAGGGTGGGATGTGCAGCGACTCAGAGAGCGCCGGAGGCAGCAGTGAGTCCAGGTCCATGGACTCCCCCACAGCCAGTCCAG GTGACTTTAAGCGCCGGCTGCCCAGGACTCCTTCCACTGGTACCATGTCTTCAGCCGATGATCTGGATGAGAGGGAGCCGTTTACCCCCTTAGACAACG GTCTGGCAGAGTTGGTGATGGAAACGGCGAGTTCTCCTGGTCCGTTCCGAAATGCTCAAATGTCAAAAGCAGCTCAAACCCATAAGTTAAGAAAACTGCGAGCTCCTTCTAAGTGCAGAGAGTGTGACAGCCTGGTCGTTTTCCACGGGGCTGAATGTGAAGAG TGCTCCTTGGCCTGCCACAAAAAGTGTCTGGAGACACTTGCTATCCAATGCGGTCACAAAAAGCTGCAAGGCCGACTGCAGCTGTTTGGTATTGACTTTGCTCAAGCAGCAAAAAACAGCTCAGATGGGATCCCTTTTATAATCAAGAAGTGCACATCTGAAATTGAGAGTCGGGCCCTCAACATCAAG GGGATTTATCGTGTGAATGGCGCCAAATCACGTGTTGAAAAGCTCTGTCAGGCATTTGAAAATGGGAAGGACTTGGTTGAACTGTCTGAACTCTCACCCCATGACATCAGCAATGTTCTCAAACTCTACCTGAGACAG TTACCAGAGCCGTTGTTCCTGTATCGATTCTACAACAACTTCATCGGCTTGGCCAAAGAGTGCCAGAGGGTGATAGTAGAGCAGGCCGATAAATGTCAGAGCAACCAGATTAAAGACAAATTCAGTCCGAGCACCCAGATGAACACAGTCGTTTTCAAGATCAGAGACCTTCTCCGCCAGCTGCCCGTAGCGAACTACAGGACTCTTCGGCACCTTCTGGCACATCTGAACAG AGTTACTGAACACGCCGAGGAGAACAAGATGACGGCGAGTAACCTGGGCATTATCTTCGGCCCGACGCTGGTGAAGCCGCGGCAGATAGACGCAGACGTGTCCCTGTCCTCCCTGGTGGATTACCCCTTCCAGGCGCTGATGGTGGAGCTGCTGGTGCGAAACTTCCACACCATCTTTGACGACTCTCCCCTGGCCGGTTCTGAAATCGCCCCCTGCGGCCAAGCGTCCCCCAGACTGACCCCCCAGGAGAAAGTGCGGCGACTAAGCAGGCACTCCGCGTCTCTGACGGACATTAAAGAG AGTTCCAAAGTGTACAAAAGATACTCATCTATAATCCCGTCATCACACATTCTGGATGAGGTGCAGGAAGTCCAGGCCGGGAGAGACAAAACTCAGATCTCTGCCTCGGAGAAACTCAACGGAGTGCAGGCTTCAGGTGGGGCGGAAGTTCAAAGGTCAGCCTCGAACACCGCCGCAGCACCCAAGGTCCAGCTGCGCAACCAGCGCATTCGACAGATGTCCCGACCGATCAGCATGCCGCTGGATCGCCTGCTCACCCCAGCTCAGATCAGCGAGAGGAACAACCGAAACGCAGCCGACAGCGTTGACGGAACCTGTCCTCAGCGGGACACGGAAACCATACAGGAGATGCCAGAGCCCGAGAAGTCTCGCCACAGTGGCTCGTCCAGAGTAAGCACCTACTACATTACTCCTTTTATTGACACGCAGACAATGCAGAGGAGGACGTGGGACAAGAAATACAAGCACTATCAAGTGACACCCAGGACTGCTATGATAGTCGCCAATCTGCCACCTCCCGGCTCTGGACTGCAGCCTGTAAAGGCGACCGTGCCGGCCACTGTCACCCCAACTACAACCCCTGCCCCTGTTGTCTCCACCACGAACAGCGTGAGCACCGTGTTCTCCAGCAACGTCAACACGGTGTCCGTCAAGCCCGTCAGGACTTTTATGAGGGAAAAGGACACCGAAGGTTCGGTCGGTGAGTCTAACAGCTCACCAAAGTTTTCGCTAACACTCAGGGCACCGCGGACTCTTCAGCCCCCTCCCGGAACTTTCTACAAACCTCCGGTTTCTAACAACAGCAAAGCTTGGACACTTCCCACCTGGACTACCACTACAGTCTCCCCCACGTCGCTGTCTCCCACCGACACTGCCCTGTCGGTACCCTCCTCCCCCGCCCTCACAAGCCCCGCACAGGCACGCCACCAGGCGCAGGACTCCACAGACAGTGCTATCGACCCCGGCGTCTCGACCTCCCCGACCACTTCGCCCCCTCAGTCTCCGCCCCTGAGCAGCCCCGACGACCTCAGCCCCACTGAGCCGAAACCCAAACTGCGACCTCAGCATCTGGAAGAGCGCGAACAGAGAGAAGCTCATTTCGTCTGA
- the LOC108232950 gene encoding rho GTPase-activating protein 29-like isoform X2, producing MGDVDGSSGLGNPQTRRSRSFDNLSVDPEGYVPERRNLVGSEVPLSREEEVDLTLLKNDSGVESALLYAKAWSKYIKDLLGWMEKRVALDIENSKSYSKMAESAKTLASQQDYMPFSDIYISTFKKDIEYNQLLYQTAVALQTNKFIQPLLARKNELDKLRKDLKEQWQREQKKMQEADTTLRKARALNTQRREEYQKAHSSKSRSQEEQPNAGNKQLEKKRKLQEEALQKVEEAQDQYQNCLADAGVRKMDLANAKRTILSQIREMVFQCDLTLKAVTVNWFQMQQAQSVALPAHFQALSESAKLYEPGGCYAEFVQNLPKNLPKEHLQSDSVSDISRFAFSKRSQGSTHSSHGNLSQESVTSCDVLSGDDMDRPARISKSNSSTDIQALRSQAPLRAWASGSQGSQGSQGSQGGMCSDSESAGGSSESRSMDSPTASPGDFKRRLPRTPSTGTMSSADDLDEREPFTPLDNGLAELVMETASSPGPFRNAQMSKAAQTHKLRKLRAPSKCRECDSLVVFHGAECEECSLACHKKCLETLAIQCGHKKLQGRLQLFGIDFAQAAKNSSDGIPFIIKKCTSEIESRALNIKGIYRVNGAKSRVEKLCQAFENGKDLVELSELSPHDISNVLKLYLRQLPEPLFLYRFYNNFIGLAKECQRVIVEQADKCQSNQIKDKFSPSTQMNTVVFKIRDLLRQLPVANYRTLRHLLAHLNRVTEHAEENKMTASNLGIIFGPTLVKPRQIDADVSLSSLVDYPFQALMVELLVRNFHTIFDDSPLAGSEIAPCGQASPRLTPQEKVRRLSRHSASLTDIKESSKVYKRYSSIIPSSHILDEVQEVQAGRDKTQISASEKLNGVQASGGAEVQRSASNTAAAPKVQLRNQRIRQMSRPISMPLDRLLTPAQISERNNRNAADSVDGTCPQRDTETIQEMPEPEKSRHSGSSRVSTYYITPFIDTQTMQRRTWDKKYKHYQVTPRTAMIVANLPPPGSGLQPVKATVPATVTPTTTPAPVVSTTNSVSTVFSSNVNTVSVKPVRTFMREKDTEGSVGESNSSPKFSLTLRAPRTLQPPPGTFYKPPVSNNSKAWTLPTWTTTTVSPTSLSPTDTALSVPSSPALTSPAQARHQAQDSTDSAIDPGVSTSPTTSPPQSPPLSSPDDLSPTEPKPKLRPQHLEEREQREAHFV from the exons ATGGGAGATGTGGACGGCAGCTCAGGGTTGGGGAACCCCCAGACCAGGAGAAGCAGG TCCTTTGACAACCTCTCTGTGGATCCTGAAGGCTATGTTCCAGAGAGGAGGAATCTTGTGG GTTCAGAGGTGCCACTGTCAAGAGAGGAAGAGGTTGACTTGACCCTGTTGAAGAATGACAGCGGGGTAGAGTCTGCTCTACTTTATGCAAAGGCCTGGTCCAAGTATATCAAAGACCTTCTGGGATGGATGGAGAAACGAGTGGCTCTGG acaTTGAGAACTCTAAAAGCTATTCCAAAATGGCTGAGTCTGCAAAGACCCTGGCCAGTCAACAG GACTACATGCCATTCAGTGACATCTACATTTCCACCTTCAAGAAGGATATAGAATACAACCAGCTCCTTTATCAAACTGCAGTGGCTCTTCAGACCAATAAATTCATACAG CCTCTTCTGGCTCGCAAGAATGAACTGGACAAGCTGAGGAAAGACCTCAAAGAGCAGTGGCAGAGGGAGCAAAAGAAAATG CAAGAGGCTGACACAACCCTGCGCAAAGCACGAGCACTGAACACGCAGAGGAGGGAGGAGTACCAGAAAGCCCACTCTTCGAAAAGCCGTTCCCAGGAGGAGCAGCCTAACGCTGGCaacaaacagctggagaagaagaggaaacttCAGGAGGAGGCTCTGCAGAAG GTTGAGGAGGCCCAGGACCAGTACCAGAACTGTCTGGCTGATGCTGGGGTCAGAAAAATGGATCTGGCCAACGCTAAGAGAACAATCCTCTCACAGATCCGAGAGATGGTCTTCCAGTGCGACCTCACATTAAAAGCT GTGACAGTAAACTGGTTTCAGATGCAGCAAGCCCAATCTGTGGCCCTCCCTGCCCACTTCCAGGCCCTGAGTGAGAGTGCCAAGTTGTATGAACCAGGAGGATGCTACGCCGAGTTTGTCCAGAACCTGCCCAAGAATCTGCCCAAAGAGCACCTTCAGTCAGACTCTGTTTCTGACATTTCCAG GTTTGCATTCAGCAAAAGGTCACAGGGCAGCACTCATTCCTCTCATGGCAACCTGTCGCAGGAATCTGTCACCTCCTGTGACGTTCTAAGCGGAGACGATATGGACCGGCCAGCACGGATCAGTAAAAGCAATAGCAGCACAGACATACAAG CGCTGAGGAGCCAGGCCCCGCTGAGAGCCTGGGCCTCCGGCAGCCAGGGCAGCCAGGGCAGCCAGGGCAGCCAGGGTGGGATGTGCAGCGACTCAGAGAGCGCCGGAGGCAGCAGTGAGTCCAGGTCCATGGACTCCCCCACAGCCAGTCCAG GTGACTTTAAGCGCCGGCTGCCCAGGACTCCTTCCACTGGTACCATGTCTTCAGCCGATGATCTGGATGAGAGGGAGCCGTTTACCCCCTTAGACAACG GTCTGGCAGAGTTGGTGATGGAAACGGCGAGTTCTCCTGGTCCGTTCCGAAATGCTCAAATGTCAAAAGCAGCTCAAACCCATAAGTTAAGAAAACTGCGAGCTCCTTCTAAGTGCAGAGAGTGTGACAGCCTGGTCGTTTTCCACGGGGCTGAATGTGAAGAG TGCTCCTTGGCCTGCCACAAAAAGTGTCTGGAGACACTTGCTATCCAATGCGGTCACAAAAAGCTGCAAGGCCGACTGCAGCTGTTTGGTATTGACTTTGCTCAAGCAGCAAAAAACAGCTCAGATGGGATCCCTTTTATAATCAAGAAGTGCACATCTGAAATTGAGAGTCGGGCCCTCAACATCAAG GGGATTTATCGTGTGAATGGCGCCAAATCACGTGTTGAAAAGCTCTGTCAGGCATTTGAAAATGGGAAGGACTTGGTTGAACTGTCTGAACTCTCACCCCATGACATCAGCAATGTTCTCAAACTCTACCTGAGACAG TTACCAGAGCCGTTGTTCCTGTATCGATTCTACAACAACTTCATCGGCTTGGCCAAAGAGTGCCAGAGGGTGATAGTAGAGCAGGCCGATAAATGTCAGAGCAACCAGATTAAAGACAAATTCAGTCCGAGCACCCAGATGAACACAGTCGTTTTCAAGATCAGAGACCTTCTCCGCCAGCTGCCCGTAGCGAACTACAGGACTCTTCGGCACCTTCTGGCACATCTGAACAG AGTTACTGAACACGCCGAGGAGAACAAGATGACGGCGAGTAACCTGGGCATTATCTTCGGCCCGACGCTGGTGAAGCCGCGGCAGATAGACGCAGACGTGTCCCTGTCCTCCCTGGTGGATTACCCCTTCCAGGCGCTGATGGTGGAGCTGCTGGTGCGAAACTTCCACACCATCTTTGACGACTCTCCCCTGGCCGGTTCTGAAATCGCCCCCTGCGGCCAAGCGTCCCCCAGACTGACCCCCCAGGAGAAAGTGCGGCGACTAAGCAGGCACTCCGCGTCTCTGACGGACATTAAAGAG AGTTCCAAAGTGTACAAAAGATACTCATCTATAATCCCGTCATCACACATTCTGGATGAGGTGCAGGAAGTCCAGGCCGGGAGAGACAAAACTCAGATCTCTGCCTCGGAGAAACTCAACGGAGTGCAGGCTTCAGGTGGGGCGGAAGTTCAAAGGTCAGCCTCGAACACCGCCGCAGCACCCAAGGTCCAGCTGCGCAACCAGCGCATTCGACAGATGTCCCGACCGATCAGCATGCCGCTGGATCGCCTGCTCACCCCAGCTCAGATCAGCGAGAGGAACAACCGAAACGCAGCCGACAGCGTTGACGGAACCTGTCCTCAGCGGGACACGGAAACCATACAGGAGATGCCAGAGCCCGAGAAGTCTCGCCACAGTGGCTCGTCCAGAGTAAGCACCTACTACATTACTCCTTTTATTGACACGCAGACAATGCAGAGGAGGACGTGGGACAAGAAATACAAGCACTATCAAGTGACACCCAGGACTGCTATGATAGTCGCCAATCTGCCACCTCCCGGCTCTGGACTGCAGCCTGTAAAGGCGACCGTGCCGGCCACTGTCACCCCAACTACAACCCCTGCCCCTGTTGTCTCCACCACGAACAGCGTGAGCACCGTGTTCTCCAGCAACGTCAACACGGTGTCCGTCAAGCCCGTCAGGACTTTTATGAGGGAAAAGGACACCGAAGGTTCGGTCGGTGAGTCTAACAGCTCACCAAAGTTTTCGCTAACACTCAGGGCACCGCGGACTCTTCAGCCCCCTCCCGGAACTTTCTACAAACCTCCGGTTTCTAACAACAGCAAAGCTTGGACACTTCCCACCTGGACTACCACTACAGTCTCCCCCACGTCGCTGTCTCCCACCGACACTGCCCTGTCGGTACCCTCCTCCCCCGCCCTCACAAGCCCCGCACAGGCACGCCACCAGGCGCAGGACTCCACAGACAGTGCTATCGACCCCGGCGTCTCGACCTCCCCGACCACTTCGCCCCCTCAGTCTCCGCCCCTGAGCAGCCCCGACGACCTCAGCCCCACTGAGCCGAAACCCAAACTGCGACCTCAGCATCTGGAAGAGCGCGAACAGAGAGAAGCTCATTTCGTCTGA